In Streptomyces venezuelae, the sequence CGGTGGAGTTCTCGGCGATCTGGGCGTGCAGGTTGCCCTCGCGGTCGGACAGCTTGTTCAGCTGCCGCTCGATCTTCTGGAGCTCCTTCTTCGCGGCGCGCGAGTCCCCCGAGGCGGTGGACTTCGCGGCGCCCGCGGACGGGGCGGGCGCCGGGGCGGCCGCCTCGATCATCCGCTGCCGGCGCTCCAGGTACTCGTCCAGGCCGCGCGGCAGCATGCGCAGGCTCGCGTCGCCGAGCAGCGCCATCACCGTGTCGGTGGTGCGCTCGATGAAGAAGCGGTCGTGGGAGATCACGATCATCGAGCCGGGCCAGCCGTCGAGGAGGTCCTCCAGCTGGGTCAGGGTCTCGATGTCGAGGTCGTTGGTGGGCTCGTCGAGGAAGAGGACGTTGGGCTCGTCCATCAGCAGGCGCAGGATCTGCAGCCGGCGGCGCTCGCCGCCGGAGAGGTCGCCGACCGGCGTCCACTGCTTCTCCTTGGTGAAGCCGAACTGCTCGCAGAGCTGGCCCGCCGTCATCTCGCGGCCCTTGCCGAGGTCGACGCGGTCCCGCACGCGCTGGACGGCCTCCAGGACGCGCAGGGACGGGTCGAGCTCGCCGACCTCCTGCGAGAGGTACGCCAGCTTGACGGTCTTGCCGACGATGATCTTTCCGGCGGCGGGCTGGACGTCGCCCTGGGTGCGGGCGGCCTCGGCGAGGGCGCGCAGCAGGGAGGTCTTGCCGGCGCCGTTGACGCCGACGAGGCCGACGCGGTCTCCGGGGCCCAGGTGCCAGGTGAGGTGCTTGAGGAGTTCCTTCGGGCCGGCGTGGACGCTGACGTCTTCGAGGTCGAAGACCGTCTTGCCGAGGCGGGCGTTGGCGAAGCGCATCAGTTCGGAGGTGTCGCGCGGCGGCGGCACGTCGGCGATGAGCTCGTTGGCGGCCTCGATGCGGTAGCGCGGCTTGGAGGTCCGGGCGGGGGCGCCGCGGCGCAGCCAGGCCAGCTCCTTGCGCATCAGGTTCTGCCGCTTGGACTCCTCGGTCGCGGCGATGCGGTCGCGCTCGGCGCGGGCGAAGACGTAGTCGCTGTAGCCGCCCTCGTACTCGTGCACGTCACCGCGCTGCACGTCCCACATGCGGGTGCAGACCTGGTCGAGGAACCAGCGGTCGTGGGTGACGCACACGAGCGCGGAGCGGCGGTCCTGGAGGTGCTTGGCCAGCCAGGAGATGCCCTCGACGTCGAGGTGGTTGGTGGGCTCGTCGAGGACCAGGAGGTCCTGGTCGGCGATGAGCAGCTTGGCGAGGGCGATCCGGCGGCGCTCGCCACCGGAGAGCGGACCGATGACGGTGTCGAGGCCCTGGCCGAAGCCGGGCAGGTCCAGGCCGCCGAAGAGGCCGGTGAGGACGTCACGGATCTTGGCGTTGCCGGCCCACTCGTGGTCGGCCATGTCCCCGATGATCTCGTGGCGGATGGTCGCCCGGGGGTCGAGGGAGTCGTGCTGGGTGAGGACGCCCATCCGCAGGCCGCCGGACTGGGTGACCCGGCCGGTGTCGGGCTCCTCCAGCTTGGCGAGCATCCGGATGAGGGTGGTCTTGCCGTCGCCGTTGCGGCCGACCACACCGATCCGGTCTCCCTCGGACACGCCGAGGGAGATGCCGTCCAGCAGGGTACGTGTGCCGTACACCTTGCTGACTGCCTCGACATTGACCAGATTGACGGCCATCAGACGCGCTCCAGGGAAAGGGTGTGGATCAGCCCCTCAGCCTAACCCTCCGCGCCGGGGCAGACCGTTCTACGAGGTACCAGCCGCCCAGTGCCATCGCGATCGCGGCCGGCGCGGTGACGGGCAGGGCGATCAACGTGGCGCTGTGCCCGTCGAGCAGGCCGCCGAGGCCGGTCATGGACAGCCCGAGGATGCCGAGCAGGCACAGGGTGATCCCGAGGGCGGCGACGGGGCCGCCGGAGCTGCGTGCGGGGGCGGGCGCCGCGGTCCGGGGCGCCTCGAAGCGGCGGAACAGCGCGACGAGGACACCGGTCAGCGCGGCCGCGGCGAGCATCCGCACCGGGACCTGCGCCCACCAGGCGGCCGTGGCGGGGGCCGGCAGGCCGAAACCGAGGGCGAGCTGGGCCGCGTACACACCGAGCATGGCGGTCAGGTGCCACAGGAAGGCGGTCATCGCGAGTCCGTTGGCCGCGACCACCGCGCGCCAGACGCGCGGGCGGCGCAGCCAGGCGGTGGCGGGCCGGGCCGCCAGCTGGACGGCGCCGACGAGCCACAGGCCGTGGCAGAGCAGGGCGAGGGTGGGCGGGGCCATGTTGGAGACCTTCTCGCCGGGCATGCCGACCATGGACAGCGGGTACGGGCCGAAGGCGACGAGCAGGGCGGCGCCGGCGAGTCCGGCGGCGGCGAGGACGGCGGGCCTGCGGATGCGGCCGTCGGCACGCAGGAAGCCGAGCTGGTGGACGGCGAGCCAGACGAGGGCGAAGTTCAGGAACTCCACGTAGGGCACGCCGAAGGCGAAGCGCAGTACGTCGACCAGTGCGGCCGCCCCGGCCAGGGCGGCGAAGGCGGCCCAGCCGTGGCGCTCGTGCAGCTTCAGCAGCGGCGGGGTGAAGGCGACCATGGCGAGGTAGATCCCGATGAACCACAGCGGCTGGGTGACCAGGCGCAGCGCGGCCCCGGTCAGTGTTCCGCCGCCGTGGCCGGCGAGCTGCACGGCCAGCGCGGCCGCGGCCCACACCAGGACGAAGACGAGGGTGGGGCGCAGCAGCCGCTGGAGCCGGGCGCGCAGGAAGGCGGCGTAGACGGGACCGTCGGTGCGGCGGGCCAGGGAGCGGTAGGACAGGGCGTGCGAGAACCCGCCGACGAAGAAGAAGACGGGCATGATCTGCAACCCCCAGGTGAGCGCCTGGAGGGCGGGCACGAGGGCGAGCAGATTCCCTATGCCGTCGCCGCTGACGGCGGCCATCAGCCAGTGTCCGGCGACGACGGTGCCGAGCGAGGCGACGCGCAGCAGGTCGACGTACCGGTCACGGTCGGCGGGGGTGGCCTCGGCGATTGCGCTGGCGCTGGCTGTCATGGGGCCACGGTGTCCCCCGCCGGGTGTCTCCCGACAGGGCGCGGATACTCAACTCCGGCCTAGGTACTGCTACCGGGGCTCCGCCCCGACCCCCGCGCCTCAAACGCCGGCGGGGCTGAAGGGCAGGACCGTGGCTCCCGGGGCCGGGCTCGACGCCACGCGCGTGGCCCGGCAGGTGCCCGAGGCTTCGAGCGCCGCCGCGACCTTGGCGGCCGCCTCCTCGTCCGCGACGAGGAACGCCGTCGTCGGGCCCGAGCCCGAGACCAGCGCGGCGAGCGCACCGCCCTCCACACCCGCGTCCAGCGTTGCGGCCAGGGACGGGCGCAGGGAGAGCGCCGCCGGCTGGAGGTCGTTGGCCAGCGCCGCGGCCAGCGCGTCCGGATCGCCCGAGGCCAGGGCCGCCAGCAGCGCCGGGGAGGCCTCCGGTTCGGGGATCTCCGTACCCGCGGCCACGGCGAGGCGGTCGAACTCGCGGAAGACCGCCGGGGTGGACAGCCCGCCGTCGGCCACCGCGAAGACCCAGTGGAACGCCCCCGCCCCGACCGGCGTGAGCAGCTCACCGCGGCCCGTGCCGAGCGCGGCCCCGCCGACGAGGCTGAAGGGGACGTCGCTGCCGAGCTCCGCGCAGATGTCGAGGAGCTCGGCGCGCGGGGTGTTCAGGCCCCACAGGGCGTCGCAGGCCAGCAGGGCCGCCGCGCCGTCCGCGCTGCCGCCCGCCATGCCGCCGGCGACCGGGATGTTCTTCGCGATGTGCAGGTGGACGGCGGGTTCGATCCCGGCCCGGGCCGCGAGCAGCTCGGCGGCGCGGGCCGCGAGGTTGGTGCGGTCCAGGGGGACCTGGTCGGCGTCGGGGCCGGCGCAGGTGATGCTCAGGGCCTCGGCCGGGGCCGCCGTCACCTCGTCGTACAGCGACACCGCGAGGAAGACGTTGGCCAGGTCGTGGAAGCCGTCGGGGCGGGCCGCGCCCACCGCCAGCTGGACGTTGACCTTCGCGGGGACCCGTACGGTCACGGGCGCCTGGTGCGCGCTCACAGTGCGGGCCTCTCCGCCTCGGGCTTGTTCTCGGCGATCGCCGCGAACTCCTCGACCGTCAGGGACTCCCCGCGGGCCTGCGGCGAGACACCGGCGGCGACCAGCGCGGCTTCCGCGCCCGCCGCCGAGCCGGCCCAGCCGGCCAGTGCGGCGCGCAGCGTCTTGCGGCGCTGGGCGAAGGCGGCGTCGACGACCGCGAAGACCTCGGCCTTGGTGGCGGTGGTCTTGATCGGTTCGGTGCGGCGGACCAGCGAGACGAGACCGGAGTCGACGTTCGGGGCGGGCCAGAACACCTTGCGGCCGATGGCACCGGCCCGCTTGACGTGCGCGTACCAGTTGGCCTTGACGGAGGGCACCCCGTAGACCTTGTTGCCCGGTTCGGCGGCCAGCCGGTCGGCGACCTCGGACTGCACCATCACCAGCGTGCGCTCGATGGTCGGGAACCGGTCGAGCATGGTGAGCAGGACGGGCACGGCCACGTTGTAGGGCAGGTTCGCGACGAGCGCGGTCGGCGCCGGGCCGGGCAGTTCGGTCACCAGCATCGCGTCGGAGTGGACCAGCGCGAAGCGGTCCTTCTTCGCGGGCATCCGGGCCTCGATGGTGGCGGGCAGGGCGGCGGCGAGGATGTCGTCGATCTCGACGGCGACGACCCGGTCCGCGGCCTCCAGCAGCGCGAGCGTCAGCGAGCCGAGCCCCGGGCCGACCTCGACGACCACGTCGTCCGGGCGGACCTCGGCGGTGCGCACGATCCGGCGGACCGTGTTGGCGTCGATGACGAAGTTCTGCCCCTTCTGCTTCGTCGGGCGTACGCCGAGGGCGGCGGCCAGCTCCCTGATGTCGGCCGGGCCGAGGAGGGCGTCGGGCGCGGCGGGGGAGGTGTTCTCGGTGTTCTCGGGCTGCTGCTCTGCGGTGCTCACCGGTAAAGCGTACGGCCGCAGTGCGGCCACGGACTCGCCCCCCGCTGCACGTAGAGCTTCTTCGCCCGGTACGTCTGTTCCGCGCCCGGGGCGTCCTGCGGGCGTCCGCTGCCGCCGAGGCCCTGCCAGGTCCGGACGTCGAACTGGTACAGCCCGCCGTAGGTCCCCGAGGCGTCGGTGGCGGCGGGACGTCCACCGGACTCGCACTGGGCGAGGGCCGCCCAGTTGAGGCCGTCCGCGCCGGCGACGGAGCTCGGCAGTGCCCTGGTGCCGACCTTGACGAGCTGGGTGACGGGTTCGCGGACGACCTCGTCGGCGATGGGCCGTGGCTTCTGCCGGACCCCGTTGACGGTGCGCAGGCTGTACGTGACCCTGCGCGCCCCGGGGCGGCCGACGCGCTCGACGACCTCGGTGCCGGCGAACAGCGCGGGGTCCTTGACCTTCTCCGTCTCGTACGGGATCCGCTCCTCGCGGACCTCGCGGGTGCCGGTGATGCGGAGCACGGTGACGGTCTGGCCGTCGCGCGGGAAGTCGGTGGGCGGTACGGAGGTGGTGTCCTGGCCCTGGAGGGTGATGCCGGCCTGGTCGAGGGCTTCCCGGACGGTGGCGGCGTTGGTGCGGATGGTGCGTTCGCGGCCGTCCGCCATGAAGGTGACGCTGCGTTCGGTGCGGACGCTGAGGGCCAGCCCGGCGCGCGGGACGGGTGCGGTGCGGGGGGCGGAGAGGTAGGCGCCCTCGGCGCGGACGCCGAACTGGTGCAGGGCGCCCTCGACGGTGCGGGCGGTGGTCCACACCTGGCGCTGCTGTCCGTCGAGGGTCAGGTGCAGGGGGCGGCCGTAGCGGACGACGATCTCCTCGCCGTCTTCGAGGGGTTCG encodes:
- the rsmA gene encoding 16S rRNA (adenine(1518)-N(6)/adenine(1519)-N(6))-dimethyltransferase RsmA, producing the protein MSTAEQQPENTENTSPAAPDALLGPADIRELAAALGVRPTKQKGQNFVIDANTVRRIVRTAEVRPDDVVVEVGPGLGSLTLALLEAADRVVAVEIDDILAAALPATIEARMPAKKDRFALVHSDAMLVTELPGPAPTALVANLPYNVAVPVLLTMLDRFPTIERTLVMVQSEVADRLAAEPGNKVYGVPSVKANWYAHVKRAGAIGRKVFWPAPNVDSGLVSLVRRTEPIKTTATKAEVFAVVDAAFAQRRKTLRAALAGWAGSAAGAEAALVAAGVSPQARGESLTVEEFAAIAENKPEAERPAL
- a CDS encoding ubiquitin-like domain-containing protein; this translates as MSDTQGSHRRGGPVPEAYEAQPLAQPSAPPVGWPPGTGDPGPAAWDPEHPDTAPVPVPGAVPAPRGGRRRRAGLSPAELSEADTLAGAPAAPGPGRRRAAAPVAAAAAPAAPPAPAPAAPAPAVPGRRRARGRGAPAETLGGNWRRIVPQALVVAFLAGGTTAFVAADKAVRLTVDGVPRNLHTFADDIGELLAAEGLGVGPHDLVAPAPGEPLEDGEEIVVRYGRPLHLTLDGQQRQVWTTARTVEGALHQFGVRAEGAYLSAPRTAPVPRAGLALSVRTERSVTFMADGRERTIRTNAATVREALDQAGITLQGQDTTSVPPTDFPRDGQTVTVLRITGTREVREERIPYETEKVKDPALFAGTEVVERVGRPGARRVTYSLRTVNGVRQKPRPIADEVVREPVTQLVKVGTRALPSSVAGADGLNWAALAQCESGGRPAATDASGTYGGLYQFDVRTWQGLGGSGRPQDAPGAEQTYRAKKLYVQRGASPWPHCGRTLYR
- a CDS encoding acyltransferase family protein — translated: MTASASAIAEATPADRDRYVDLLRVASLGTVVAGHWLMAAVSGDGIGNLLALVPALQALTWGLQIMPVFFFVGGFSHALSYRSLARRTDGPVYAAFLRARLQRLLRPTLVFVLVWAAAALAVQLAGHGGGTLTGAALRLVTQPLWFIGIYLAMVAFTPPLLKLHERHGWAAFAALAGAAALVDVLRFAFGVPYVEFLNFALVWLAVHQLGFLRADGRIRRPAVLAAAGLAGAALLVAFGPYPLSMVGMPGEKVSNMAPPTLALLCHGLWLVGAVQLAARPATAWLRRPRVWRAVVAANGLAMTAFLWHLTAMLGVYAAQLALGFGLPAPATAAWWAQVPVRMLAAAALTGVLVALFRRFEAPRTAAPAPARSSGGPVAALGITLCLLGILGLSMTGLGGLLDGHSATLIALPVTAPAAIAMALGGWYLVERSAPARRVRLRG
- a CDS encoding 4-(cytidine 5'-diphospho)-2-C-methyl-D-erythritol kinase; the encoded protein is MSAHQAPVTVRVPAKVNVQLAVGAARPDGFHDLANVFLAVSLYDEVTAAPAEALSITCAGPDADQVPLDRTNLAARAAELLAARAGIEPAVHLHIAKNIPVAGGMAGGSADGAAALLACDALWGLNTPRAELLDICAELGSDVPFSLVGGAALGTGRGELLTPVGAGAFHWVFAVADGGLSTPAVFREFDRLAVAAGTEIPEPEASPALLAALASGDPDALAAALANDLQPAALSLRPSLAATLDAGVEGGALAALVSGSGPTTAFLVADEEAAAKVAAALEASGTCRATRVASSPAPGATVLPFSPAGV
- a CDS encoding ABC-F family ATP-binding cassette domain-containing protein, producing MAVNLVNVEAVSKVYGTRTLLDGISLGVSEGDRIGVVGRNGDGKTTLIRMLAKLEEPDTGRVTQSGGLRMGVLTQHDSLDPRATIRHEIIGDMADHEWAGNAKIRDVLTGLFGGLDLPGFGQGLDTVIGPLSGGERRRIALAKLLIADQDLLVLDEPTNHLDVEGISWLAKHLQDRRSALVCVTHDRWFLDQVCTRMWDVQRGDVHEYEGGYSDYVFARAERDRIAATEESKRQNLMRKELAWLRRGAPARTSKPRYRIEAANELIADVPPPRDTSELMRFANARLGKTVFDLEDVSVHAGPKELLKHLTWHLGPGDRVGLVGVNGAGKTSLLRALAEAARTQGDVQPAAGKIIVGKTVKLAYLSQEVGELDPSLRVLEAVQRVRDRVDLGKGREMTAGQLCEQFGFTKEKQWTPVGDLSGGERRRLQILRLLMDEPNVLFLDEPTNDLDIETLTQLEDLLDGWPGSMIVISHDRFFIERTTDTVMALLGDASLRMLPRGLDEYLERRQRMIEAAAPAPAPSAGAAKSTASGDSRAAKKELQKIERQLNKLSDREGNLHAQIAENSTDYDKVAKLDAELRELLSDRDDLEMRWLELAEEA